A single window of Pseudomonas lijiangensis DNA harbors:
- a CDS encoding T6SS effector BTH_I2691 family protein produces MTEKYGTLQQRRATRFEKTLSTATSLCPFKGPDVAIVPVRYALDRSRYDVAPEQLKPLPAQGRWNALPRLKTRNYTLRQLYEGYVYVFDETAGTFHEYIFSGVDACLTRIVWTPAHQGQDVRHGEGDGKPYLLYPRKHRLHLAFSPVQWTWRLCEHMRSHADSRALWMKPVDLARFCTTLNEPGALPLLDLAAAVADIDKEYVVEDNRFADSSIPTAAPEPQDPVAKSIVTPPGADVYWLGSVPDKYSSLLIALDDPLGVLNDLGLQLAGDQAAFQTWQQEHEHKLQMAQTVTLLCGANSDPQHLPESVRDDRLKTQQYLSELETCFDQMDLEDMQTLHGNSLGGYLGTGDMFKSVDMRNTLRARYGRYPSQEDRQAWKDREKWRREVDLEGARAYLQEHLPLSETLLQQVRDTQSDFQAWAEHLGNDPRRLFIDTTNPNTLLYLQTVMTHLLVVYAQDQQASAWLAEQEASGSSLFGTMRYGFSPALKEALHQEANALLNGLGDLTNLATRAGELNAVLNHQGFADAPWMKKLKQPVQDTFKALRELAGGAGKTIAENMLLAWVPVDSRLALGKGQNLGALIRNFMIGQILINAPERIRLDDQIASRLKQWKREQRLLVKQIDDTRHNWLYPLDPRERRHLARQLQSQLDALRRHELNIPVLLDFQNNQYAQLLQEEIRAFLKSGLDVAKDWHTRAKAWSERLGGLGAAITWGVILINFINTAVLYQDLTRDGDFSAKDIAKVGYSLGYSFNLLMAVFVEAPWAVIREAKPVLIDGKSVGILDRSSAYWKAQGNKVWGDAIRGFRVTVVAMGAFAVVAAVLELWDIWDDHKSAKTSEEKIALSVKGFAVVLMGVGGSFQLIAGLGLSKTLVAIVMSSWFAVALLVIGALYLIASLALNYFKQDSVGWWLRKCCWSHSSEHRHAETQEGEAEEKRALLEIQLSPQVLVKSTVEYRQKYIVEFGYVDVPVQNGAWIQIRLPEALRGQWVQLNVISSTRPFGLLPTVQSNRPIADKFEELGRFTPLKAFGRIGNEQKPYKPSDLYFPSFPAGEDVVWQTWVPLAEEASYIELQIWYPKAVGVSGEKAQSYLYQIELSQEGSIVVDGSTLTQLEVNKYSRAHALTLALPE; encoded by the coding sequence ATGACTGAAAAATACGGCACCCTTCAACAACGGCGTGCAACCCGCTTCGAAAAGACCCTTTCCACCGCCACCAGCCTGTGCCCCTTCAAGGGGCCGGACGTGGCGATTGTTCCGGTGCGCTACGCCCTGGATCGCTCCCGTTACGATGTCGCCCCCGAACAGCTCAAGCCCTTGCCTGCGCAGGGCCGTTGGAACGCCTTGCCCAGGCTCAAGACCCGCAATTACACCTTGCGCCAGCTCTATGAGGGCTATGTCTATGTGTTCGACGAAACGGCTGGCACCTTTCATGAGTACATATTCTCGGGCGTCGATGCCTGCCTGACGCGTATCGTCTGGACTCCAGCCCATCAAGGGCAGGATGTTCGCCACGGGGAGGGCGACGGCAAACCCTATCTGCTGTATCCCCGCAAACACCGCCTGCACCTGGCTTTTTCCCCGGTGCAATGGACCTGGCGCCTCTGCGAGCACATGCGCTCCCATGCCGACAGCCGTGCCTTGTGGATGAAGCCGGTGGACCTGGCGCGTTTCTGCACCACCCTGAACGAACCCGGCGCTTTGCCCCTGCTGGATCTGGCCGCCGCCGTGGCCGATATCGACAAGGAATACGTGGTCGAAGACAACCGTTTTGCCGATTCGTCCATCCCCACCGCTGCGCCTGAACCTCAGGACCCAGTCGCAAAATCGATCGTGACCCCGCCCGGGGCTGACGTGTACTGGCTGGGCAGCGTTCCGGACAAATACAGCTCGCTGCTGATCGCCCTGGACGACCCGCTGGGCGTGCTCAACGACCTGGGCCTGCAACTGGCGGGGGATCAGGCGGCTTTTCAGACCTGGCAACAGGAGCACGAGCACAAACTGCAGATGGCCCAGACCGTGACGCTGCTCTGCGGTGCCAATAGTGACCCGCAACACTTACCCGAATCGGTGCGCGATGACCGCCTCAAGACGCAGCAGTACCTGAGCGAGCTGGAAACCTGTTTCGATCAGATGGACCTGGAGGACATGCAGACCCTGCATGGCAACTCGCTGGGTGGCTATTTGGGCACCGGCGACATGTTCAAGAGTGTGGACATGCGCAATACGTTGCGTGCCCGCTATGGCCGCTACCCGTCCCAGGAAGATCGTCAGGCCTGGAAGGATCGTGAAAAGTGGCGTCGCGAAGTCGACCTCGAAGGCGCACGCGCCTATCTGCAAGAACACCTGCCTCTCAGCGAAACCCTGCTGCAACAGGTGCGCGATACACAGTCCGACTTTCAGGCCTGGGCCGAACATCTGGGCAATGACCCGCGCCGGCTGTTTATCGATACCACCAACCCCAATACCCTGCTGTACCTGCAAACCGTCATGACCCACCTGCTGGTCGTGTACGCACAGGATCAGCAGGCCAGTGCCTGGCTGGCCGAGCAGGAAGCCAGCGGCAGCAGCCTGTTCGGGACGATGCGCTACGGATTTTCTCCTGCCCTCAAGGAAGCCCTGCACCAGGAAGCCAACGCGCTGCTCAACGGCCTTGGCGACCTCACCAACCTGGCCACCCGCGCCGGTGAACTCAATGCCGTGCTCAATCATCAGGGTTTCGCCGACGCGCCCTGGATGAAAAAGCTCAAGCAACCGGTACAGGACACCTTCAAGGCCCTGCGCGAACTGGCGGGCGGAGCAGGCAAGACGATTGCCGAAAACATGCTGCTGGCCTGGGTGCCGGTGGACAGCCGTCTGGCCCTGGGCAAGGGTCAGAATCTCGGAGCCTTGATCCGTAACTTCATGATCGGCCAGATACTGATCAATGCGCCGGAGCGGATCCGCCTCGACGACCAGATCGCCTCCCGGCTCAAACAGTGGAAGCGCGAGCAGCGTCTTCTGGTCAAACAGATCGACGACACCCGCCACAACTGGCTCTATCCCCTCGATCCCCGGGAGCGCCGACACCTGGCGCGCCAGCTGCAATCACAGCTGGACGCCCTGCGCCGGCATGAACTGAACATCCCGGTGCTGCTGGACTTCCAGAACAACCAGTACGCCCAGTTGCTGCAAGAGGAAATCCGCGCCTTCTTAAAATCCGGCCTGGACGTCGCCAAGGACTGGCACACCCGCGCCAAGGCCTGGAGCGAACGCCTGGGAGGCTTGGGTGCCGCGATCACCTGGGGCGTCATCCTCATCAACTTCATCAACACCGCCGTGCTCTACCAGGACCTGACCCGCGATGGCGACTTCAGCGCCAAGGACATCGCCAAGGTCGGTTACAGCCTGGGTTACAGCTTCAACCTGTTGATGGCGGTGTTTGTTGAAGCGCCTTGGGCGGTGATTCGGGAGGCGAAGCCGGTGCTTATCGACGGTAAGAGCGTAGGGATACTGGATCGTTCTTCTGCCTATTGGAAAGCCCAGGGGAATAAGGTCTGGGGGGATGCGATTCGCGGGTTCAGGGTCACGGTGGTGGCGATGGGCGCGTTTGCGGTGGTGGCGGCGGTGTTGGAGCTTTGGGACATCTGGGATGATCACAAGAGTGCCAAGACGTCAGAGGAAAAAATCGCGCTATCTGTAAAAGGGTTTGCTGTCGTTTTGATGGGAGTTGGCGGTTCTTTTCAATTGATTGCCGGGTTAGGTTTATCCAAGACGCTCGTTGCTATTGTAATGAGTTCGTGGTTCGCGGTAGCTCTTTTAGTCATCGGGGCACTTTATTTAATTGCCAGCCTTGCCTTGAACTACTTCAAGCAAGACAGTGTCGGCTGGTGGTTGCGAAAGTGCTGCTGGTCACACTCGTCGGAACATCGCCATGCGGAAACTCAAGAAGGAGAAGCTGAAGAAAAACGCGCTTTACTGGAAATCCAGTTGAGCCCGCAAGTTTTGGTTAAAAGCACGGTTGAGTACCGGCAGAAATATATAGTCGAATTCGGGTATGTAGATGTCCCTGTACAAAACGGGGCCTGGATACAAATACGACTTCCTGAGGCCTTACGCGGGCAATGGGTTCAGCTTAACGTGATCAGCAGTACTCGACCTTTCGGTTTACTGCCCACGGTGCAAAGCAATAGGCCCATTGCCGATAAATTTGAAGAGCTTGGCAGGTTTACCCCGCTCAAGGCGTTCGGCAGGATCGGCAATGAGCAAAAGCCCTATAAACCTTCGGATCTGTATTTTCCGAGTTTTCCTGCGGGCGAGGATGTTGTCTGGCAAACCTGGGTGCCGCTCGCGGAAGAGGCCTCCTATATCGAGCTGCAAATCTGGTACCCGAAGGCCGTCGGTGTTTCGGGTGAAAAGGCTCAAAGCTATCTTTACCAGATAGAGCTAAGCCAGGAGGGCAGCATCGTGGTCGATGGCTCAACCCTCACGCAACTTGAAGTCAATAAATACAGCCGTGCCCACGCGCTGACCCTTGCGCTTCCGGAATAA
- a CDS encoding mechanosensitive ion channel family protein, with product MDLSAEVDQLWKVSQSWIPMIMQYGSRVLLALVTLCIGWWLINRLTGKLGALLALRNADLALQGFVSSLANIILKILLVVSVASMIGVETTSFVAAIGAAGLAIGLALQGSLANFAGGVLILLFRPFRIGDWIEAQGVAGTVDSIQIFHTVLRTGDNRTVIMPNGNLSNGIITNTNRQPTRKIVFDIGVSPDADLRKALEVLLEMAKDPRVLADPAPQAVVAALGENAITLSLRVWTKTGDMGDVSSLFNIEARDRLKAAGIDIPSPQRMVRVVQE from the coding sequence ATGGATTTGAGCGCAGAAGTCGATCAGCTGTGGAAGGTTTCACAAAGCTGGATTCCGATGATCATGCAATACGGCAGCCGTGTGCTGCTTGCGCTGGTAACACTGTGTATTGGCTGGTGGTTGATCAACCGATTGACCGGCAAGCTGGGTGCATTGCTGGCACTGCGTAATGCCGACCTGGCATTGCAGGGTTTTGTCAGCAGCCTGGCGAACATCATCCTCAAGATTCTGCTGGTGGTGAGCGTTGCGTCGATGATAGGTGTGGAAACCACATCGTTCGTCGCAGCCATTGGTGCTGCGGGTCTGGCCATTGGTCTGGCCTTGCAGGGCAGTCTGGCGAATTTCGCGGGTGGCGTGCTGATTCTGCTGTTCCGCCCGTTCCGTATCGGTGACTGGATCGAGGCTCAGGGTGTGGCGGGTACTGTCGACAGTATCCAGATTTTCCATACCGTGCTGCGCACTGGCGATAACCGCACGGTGATCATGCCCAACGGCAATCTGTCCAACGGCATCATCACCAACACCAACCGTCAGCCGACCCGCAAGATCGTGTTCGATATCGGTGTGAGTCCCGATGCCGACCTGCGTAAAGCCCTTGAGGTTCTGCTGGAAATGGCCAAGGACCCGCGTGTCCTGGCTGATCCGGCGCCCCAGGCTGTGGTTGCGGCGCTGGGCGAAAACGCCATTACCCTGTCGTTGCGGGTATGGACCAAGACCGGCGATATGGGCGATGTGAGTTCGCTCTTCAATATCGAGGCACGTGATCGCCTGAAAGCTGCGGGTATCGATATCCCTTCGCCACAACGCATGGTGCGTGTGGTTCAGGAGTAA
- a CDS encoding YajQ family cyclic di-GMP-binding protein encodes MPSFDVVSELDKHEVTNAVDNAIKELDRRYDLKGKGTFEFKELTVTLTAEAEFQLEAMIEILKLALVKRKIDVKCLEVKEAYASGKVMKQEAVLREGIDKELAKKIVAHIKDAKLKVQAAIQGEQVRVTGKKRDDLQEAIALLRTYDSGMPLQFNNFRD; translated from the coding sequence ATGCCATCGTTCGACGTAGTGTCCGAATTGGATAAACACGAAGTCACTAATGCCGTCGATAACGCCATCAAAGAGCTGGACCGTCGCTATGACCTCAAAGGCAAAGGCACTTTCGAGTTCAAGGAGCTGACCGTCACGCTCACCGCCGAGGCAGAGTTCCAGCTTGAAGCGATGATCGAAATCCTCAAGCTTGCCCTGGTCAAGCGCAAGATCGACGTGAAATGCCTTGAGGTCAAGGAAGCTTATGCTTCGGGCAAGGTGATGAAGCAGGAAGCGGTACTCAGGGAAGGTATCGACAAGGAGCTGGCCAAGAAAATTGTCGCCCATATCAAGGACGCTAAACTGAAAGTGCAGGCCGCCATTCAGGGTGAACAAGTGCGCGTCACGGGTAAAAAGCGCGATGACCTGCAAGAAGCCATTGCTTTACTGCGTACATACGACTCGGGGATGCCGCTGCAATTCAACAACTTCCGTGACTAG